A single Methanocaldococcus bathoardescens DNA region contains:
- the smc gene encoding chromosome segregation protein SMC yields the protein MVTLEKIELKNFKSFKKLSLDVPKGFTAIVGPNGSGKSNIVDAILFVLGKTSAKKLRANRFSGLITYHNGKRADFAEVCLYFSNENNAFNVNAERVGILRRIKSSGETDYYLIWKENDKEKRKKMAKHEIIDLFRRLGLLGDNVISQGDLLKIINISPIERRKIIDEISGISEFDEKKKKAEEELKKARELIEMIDIRINEVENNLKKLKKEKEDAEKYIKLNEELKSAKYALILKKVNYLNMLLENLQNDIKNLESLKDEFLGKVREIDAEIENLKLRLNNIVNELNEKGNEEVLELHKSIKELEVEIENDKKVLDGSINELNKIENEIENKKNEIDETQKKIIENRDKIIEKENKIKEIEEKIKDLNYEKERLKEAIAESESIIKNLKKAEMEIANEIAKNQNELYKLKKELNDLENLISRKNFEIEKNNEIIKKLKEELETIEDVDTKPLYLELENLNVEIEFSKRRIKELEEKKKELQTKLDELHAEYVKENARIKALKEMEELSVDRAIKEILNANLPGVIDIVGNLGKTKIEYKTAIEVAAGNRLNHIVVKRMDDAVRAIKYLKERKLGRATFLPLDRIEGREADYIYEDGVIGRAIDVVEFDEKYRKIFEYVFGNTVVVENIDIAKELAKKYRKVRFVTLDGDVIEPSGVMIGGTFKSKAKIKVDIDLSKLNRIADEIIAIENELRNIKGEIERLNEIIKKSSAKKMEIENTLEIIKKNEMRKREITEKNTIKIKELELKNKEILDEMEELKLKKEEILDKINEIEDKINELIEKREKIMNELKEYESDENLKRMNEIEDELKILEKEKAKLKNEIDKGLTLVKEILIPKIEELNRKVSELINKKAILEKNISFYKESIQKNLDILEEKKKRYEELTKNLKELTTKKEKLEKEIESLERERREILKKVRDIENKINELMVEKAKYESKLEEEDRKLYLCEKVDISEELEKKDIEELEIYIGELENEIKKLEPVNMRAIEDYNYVAERYKELIEKRKEYERDEKKYLQLMEELENKKKEVFMEVFNKVAKNFEEVYREIGGIGKLSLENEKNPFEGGILIDASPRGKKLLSLDAMSGGEKSLTALAFLFAIQRLNPSPFYVLDEVDAALDVKNVSLIADMIKNASKDSQFIVISHREQMVSKADVVYGVYMENGLSKVVGIRL from the coding sequence GGAAGGAAAATGATAAAGAAAAGAGAAAAAAGATGGCTAAGCATGAAATTATTGATTTATTTAGAAGATTGGGACTTTTGGGGGATAATGTAATTTCACAGGGAGATTTATTAAAAATTATCAACATCTCACCAATTGAGAGAAGGAAGATTATTGATGAGATTAGTGGAATATCTGAGTTTGATGAAAAAAAGAAAAAAGCTGAAGAGGAATTAAAAAAAGCAAGAGAGTTAATTGAGATGATTGATATAAGAATAAATGAGGTTGAAAATAATCTAAAAAAACTTAAAAAAGAGAAAGAAGATGCAGAGAAGTATATTAAATTAAATGAAGAGTTAAAATCTGCAAAATATGCCTTAATATTAAAAAAAGTTAATTATCTAAATATGCTCTTAGAAAATCTTCAAAATGACATTAAAAACTTAGAAAGCCTTAAAGATGAATTTTTAGGAAAAGTTAGAGAAATAGATGCTGAGATAGAGAATTTAAAATTAAGATTAAACAATATCGTTAATGAACTCAATGAAAAAGGAAATGAAGAGGTATTAGAGCTTCACAAATCAATTAAAGAGCTTGAGGTAGAAATTGAAAATGATAAGAAAGTTTTAGACGGCTCAATAAATGAATTAAATAAAATTGAAAATGAAATTGAAAATAAAAAGAATGAAATTGATGAAACACAGAAGAAGATTATTGAGAATAGAGATAAGATTATTGAAAAGGAAAATAAGATTAAAGAAATTGAGGAAAAAATTAAGGATTTAAATTATGAGAAAGAGAGATTAAAAGAGGCAATTGCTGAAAGCGAAAGCATTATCAAAAATTTAAAAAAGGCTGAGATGGAAATAGCAAATGAAATAGCTAAAAATCAAAATGAACTCTATAAATTAAAAAAAGAATTGAATGATTTAGAGAATTTAATAAGTAGAAAGAATTTTGAAATTGAAAAAAATAATGAAATTATCAAAAAATTAAAGGAAGAGCTTGAAACCATTGAGGATGTAGATACCAAACCATTATACTTAGAACTTGAAAACCTAAATGTTGAAATTGAATTTTCAAAGAGAAGGATTAAAGAGCTTGAAGAAAAAAAGAAAGAACTACAAACAAAATTGGATGAACTGCATGCTGAATATGTTAAGGAAAACGCAAGAATTAAGGCTTTAAAAGAAATGGAAGAGCTATCTGTAGATAGAGCTATTAAAGAAATCTTAAATGCCAACTTGCCAGGAGTTATTGATATTGTTGGAAATTTAGGAAAGACAAAGATTGAGTATAAAACTGCTATTGAAGTAGCGGCTGGGAATAGATTGAATCATATAGTTGTTAAGCGAATGGATGATGCTGTTAGAGCTATAAAGTATTTAAAAGAAAGAAAGTTGGGGAGAGCTACATTTTTGCCATTGGATAGGATTGAAGGTAGAGAGGCAGATTATATCTATGAAGATGGTGTTATTGGAAGAGCTATTGATGTAGTAGAGTTTGACGAAAAATATAGGAAGATTTTTGAATATGTGTTTGGAAACACGGTAGTTGTTGAAAACATAGATATAGCAAAAGAATTAGCTAAAAAATATAGAAAAGTAAGGTTTGTAACATTAGATGGGGATGTTATAGAGCCGAGTGGGGTGATGATTGGAGGGACTTTTAAAAGTAAGGCAAAGATAAAGGTTGATATTGATTTAAGTAAGCTAAATAGAATAGCTGATGAAATTATAGCCATTGAAAATGAGTTAAGAAATATTAAAGGAGAGATTGAAAGATTAAATGAGATAATAAAAAAGAGTTCTGCCAAAAAAATGGAGATTGAGAATACCTTGGAAATTATTAAAAAGAATGAGATGAGAAAAAGAGAGATTACTGAAAAGAACACTATAAAGATAAAAGAATTGGAGCTAAAAAATAAGGAAATTTTAGATGAGATGGAAGAGCTAAAACTTAAAAAAGAAGAAATTTTAGATAAAATTAATGAGATTGAGGATAAAATAAATGAGTTGATTGAAAAAAGAGAAAAAATAATGAACGAGTTAAAAGAATATGAAAGCGATGAAAATTTAAAAAGGATGAATGAAATTGAAGATGAATTAAAAATTTTAGAGAAAGAAAAAGCTAAGTTAAAAAATGAAATTGATAAAGGATTAACTTTAGTCAAAGAGATATTAATTCCAAAGATTGAAGAGTTAAATAGGAAAGTTTCTGAGCTGATAAATAAAAAAGCAATATTAGAAAAGAATATTTCATTCTACAAAGAGAGCATTCAGAAAAACTTGGATATATTAGAAGAAAAGAAGAAGAGATATGAAGAGCTAACTAAAAACTTAAAAGAACTCACCACAAAAAAGGAAAAACTTGAGAAAGAAATAGAAAGCTTAGAAAGAGAAAGAAGAGAAATATTAAAGAAAGTTAGAGATATTGAAAATAAAATAAATGAACTTATGGTTGAAAAGGCAAAATACGAAAGTAAATTAGAAGAAGAGGATAGAAAACTCTACCTATGTGAAAAAGTAGATATAAGTGAAGAGCTTGAGAAAAAAGACATTGAAGAACTTGAGATATATATAGGAGAGCTTGAAAATGAAATAAAAAAATTAGAACCAGTTAATATGAGAGCTATTGAAGATTATAACTATGTTGCTGAGAGATATAAAGAGCTGATAGAAAAAAGAAAAGAATATGAGAGAGATGAGAAAAAATATCTCCAGTTGATGGAAGAGCTTGAAAATAAAAAGAAAGAGGTCTTTATGGAAGTTTTTAATAAGGTAGCTAAGAACTTTGAGGAGGTTTATAGAGAGATTGGAGGAATAGGAAAATTAAGCTTAGAAAATGAAAAAAATCCTTTTGAAGGAGGGATTTTAATAGATGCATCCCCAAGAGGTAAAAAGTTGTTGAGCTTAGATGCGATGAGTGGGGGAGAAAAATCATTAACAGCTTTAGCATTTTTGTTTGCCATTCAAAGGCTAAATCCTTCACCATTTTATGTGTTGGATGAAGTTGATGCTGCTTTAGATGTGAAAAATGTATCTTTAATTGCAGATATGATTAAAAACGCTTCAAAAGATAGCCAATTTATAGTTATAAGTCATAGAGAGCAGATGGTTAGTAAGGCAGATGTTGTTTATGGTGTTTATATGGAAAATGGGTTAAGTAAGGTTGTTGGGATTAGGCTGTAA
- a CDS encoding AAA family ATPase — translation MVVWINRVGKNYEFEEIFLNNKVIAIDWHEIDEDLSNIKNKEELRNIYIKAYPNENDNQINNQVGQIWSFVKEMKKGDIVLIPLRNNKILIAKIVGDYKFDKERPKHRRDIEIIGYISNDTYSNFTGKEGFYSGTVAKPKDKKGKYLCDFDVINLINIEKIDKILENKKQIILYGVPGVGKTYLAKKFAESQNDVAMYKTVTFHQSFAYEEFIEGLKPKTKNKEIVYEVEDGIFKKMCILAIWGALKNKVNPSKFDGDNKINNNFELNNELNFLINLFKDYLETEKGKELIKEYENTKKEFNEMLNRIKNGEKLDSEYLMSLNLWYLDWWIDDSEADHINNLLRLALIENNDKKLFSSFLEYFESIEPATEFLCKLFPDKFILIDENVVDFAHNFLDIEFEYSEDIDWEKYEGIVVPPMKDRRKKKIDDINLGDWEEYKKVLDKFAEFKNLLEQRFNKKLDYLFIVYFIKNHFFPLMDIFKEKYPPGTLLNTVKGMSFKIKDYLERGIYGSGKIYLERLEKNRQNKIITINIGILRDVWINRHNINKPSDIKTSNGSYIYPILEELKKIEIEYLNKYSSEYQNLTKIRDDVKFNHINNIIDYEQIKQKVINAIKNKELTKEDFQNAPKFILIIDEINRGNISNIFGELITLLEKDKRLTEENEMIVELPYSKELFAVPPNLYIIGTMNTADRSIALLDIALRRRFGFLEIEPNYDLIDKEIEGINLKELLQTINDKITLLKDRDHRIGHSYFLNVKNIEDLKFVWYNEIIPLLMEYVYNDWESLKEILGSFVEEVKTNVKINSDLIDSEEQKIYKIKEFENDEEFIKALKSITISNENNNRESND, via the coding sequence ATGGTAGTATGGATAAATAGAGTAGGTAAAAATTATGAATTTGAAGAAATATTTTTAAATAATAAAGTTATTGCTATTGATTGGCATGAAATTGACGAAGATTTATCAAATATTAAAAATAAAGAAGAATTGAGAAATATTTATATAAAAGCATATCCCAACGAGAATGATAATCAAATAAATAATCAAGTGGGACAAATTTGGAGTTTTGTAAAAGAAATGAAAAAAGGAGACATTGTTTTAATTCCATTAAGAAATAATAAAATTTTGATAGCAAAGATTGTTGGAGATTATAAATTCGATAAAGAAAGACCAAAACATAGAAGAGATATTGAAATAATTGGTTACATTTCAAACGATACTTATTCAAATTTTACTGGTAAAGAGGGATTTTATAGTGGGACTGTTGCAAAACCTAAAGATAAAAAAGGCAAGTATTTGTGTGATTTTGATGTAATAAATTTAATTAATATCGAAAAAATTGATAAAATTTTGGAAAATAAAAAGCAGATAATTCTTTATGGAGTTCCTGGAGTAGGAAAGACGTATTTAGCAAAAAAGTTTGCTGAAAGTCAAAATGATGTTGCCATGTATAAAACAGTTACTTTTCATCAATCTTTTGCTTATGAAGAGTTTATTGAAGGATTAAAACCAAAAACTAAAAATAAAGAGATTGTTTATGAAGTTGAAGATGGAATATTTAAGAAAATGTGTATTTTAGCTATTTGGGGAGCTTTGAAGAATAAAGTTAATCCAAGTAAATTTGATGGAGATAACAAAATTAACAATAATTTTGAGTTAAATAATGAGTTAAATTTTCTTATTAATTTATTTAAAGATTATTTAGAAACAGAGAAAGGCAAGGAACTAATTAAGGAATATGAAAATACTAAAAAAGAGTTTAATGAAATGTTAAATAGAATTAAAAATGGTGAAAAATTAGATAGTGAATATTTAATGAGTTTAAATCTTTGGTATTTAGATTGGTGGATTGATGACTCAGAAGCAGACCATATCAACAATTTACTAAGATTAGCTTTAATTGAAAATAACGATAAGAAATTATTTTCTTCATTTTTAGAGTATTTTGAGTCTATTGAACCAGCTACTGAATTTTTATGTAAATTATTTCCTGATAAATTTATATTAATTGATGAAAATGTTGTAGATTTTGCTCATAACTTTTTAGATATTGAGTTTGAATATTCTGAGGATATAGATTGGGAGAAATACGAAGGTATTGTAGTTCCTCCAATGAAAGATAGAAGAAAAAAGAAAATTGATGATATAAATTTGGGAGATTGGGAAGAATATAAAAAAGTGTTGGATAAATTTGCAGAGTTTAAAAATTTACTTGAACAAAGATTTAATAAAAAGTTAGATTACTTATTTATTGTGTATTTTATAAAAAATCACTTCTTCCCGTTAATGGATATTTTTAAGGAAAAATATCCTCCTGGAACTTTATTAAACACAGTAAAAGGCATGTCCTTTAAAATTAAAGATTATTTAGAAAGGGGAATATACGGTAGTGGAAAAATATATTTAGAGAGATTAGAAAAAAATCGTCAAAATAAAATAATTACTATCAATATTGGTATATTAAGAGATGTTTGGATAAATCGACACAATATCAACAAACCATCAGATATTAAAACATCAAACGGTTCTTATATTTATCCAATTCTTGAAGAGCTAAAGAAAATTGAAATTGAATATTTAAACAAATACTCTTCAGAATATCAAAATTTAACAAAAATAAGAGACGATGTTAAATTTAATCACATTAATAATATTATTGATTATGAACAAATCAAACAAAAAGTAATAAACGCAATCAAAAACAAAGAACTAACAAAAGAAGATTTCCAAAATGCACCAAAATTCATCTTAATAATTGATGAAATAAATAGAGGAAATATATCAAACATTTTTGGGGAATTAATAACTCTCTTAGAGAAAGATAAACGACTAACAGAAGAAAATGAAATGATTGTTGAACTTCCATATTCGAAAGAGCTGTTTGCAGTTCCACCAAACTTATACATAATAGGGACAATGAACACAGCAGATAGAAGCATAGCTTTATTAGATATTGCCTTAAGGAGAAGGTTTGGATTCTTAGAAATTGAGCCGAATTATGATTTAATAGACAAAGAAATTGAAGGAATTAATTTAAAAGAACTGCTACAAACAATAAATGATAAAATTACTCTTTTAAAAGATAGAGACCACAGAATAGGTCATTCATATTTCTTAAATGTTAAAAATATAGAAGATCTAAAATTTGTTTGGTATAATGAAATTATTCCTTTATTGATGGAATACGTCTACAACGACTGGGAAAGTTTAAAAGAGATTTTAGGAAGTTTTGTTGAAGAAGTAAAAACTAATGTTAAAATAAATTCTGATTTAATTGACAGTGAGGAACAAAAAATATACAAAATTAAGGAATTTGAGAATGATGAAGAATTTATAAAAGCATTAAAGAGCATTACAATTAGCAATGAAAACAATAACAGGGAGAGTAATGACTAA
- a CDS encoding McrC family protein, protein MTKTLITFFEHEKKTFKDLEKDGLSKNEIKKLIKLNDKLKIFNIGYNSIKAKQYVGVIKIKNMSIQILPKIYKNEDNEDIKQKEALTNLLYILSYTNNLKIKENIANLAKNNDLFEIYTYLFAKNLLGEIERGIYRDYNKREENLSYLKGKLNINKQIKHNLIKKHKLYCTHNEFSENNSINQILKYTVELLKNITKNPKNKKLLNDLSFIFEDVEYKIIIQKDFERITFNRMNERFKPYIKMAELFIKNSSINLTTKDLETFSLIFNMEILFEKFIGNILRKYKDEIFGKTSLNVYLQYKGCYLMKDDNGNEIFALKPDVVIKENDKTVLIIDTKYKKLINNRSRNYNISQPDIYQMFAYLKKYNCKNGILLYPKYEEEINKRFKFDNENLYIKQINLKHNSKSKFEYINLIKDDLKSIINNLER, encoded by the coding sequence ATGACTAAAACATTAATAACATTTTTTGAACATGAAAAGAAAACATTTAAAGATTTGGAAAAGGATGGATTATCAAAAAACGAAATTAAAAAACTAATAAAATTAAACGACAAATTAAAAATCTTCAATATTGGCTACAACTCAATAAAAGCAAAACAATACGTTGGAGTAATAAAGATTAAAAATATGTCAATCCAAATACTTCCTAAAATTTACAAAAATGAAGATAATGAAGATATCAAACAGAAAGAAGCATTAACAAACCTTTTATATATACTTTCATATACAAATAATCTAAAAATAAAAGAAAATATAGCAAATTTAGCCAAAAATAATGATTTATTTGAAATATATACTTATCTTTTTGCAAAGAATCTATTGGGAGAGATAGAGAGAGGAATTTATAGGGATTACAATAAAAGAGAAGAAAATTTAAGCTATTTAAAAGGAAAATTAAATATAAACAAACAGATAAAGCATAACCTAATAAAAAAGCATAAGTTATATTGCACCCACAACGAATTCTCAGAAAACAATTCAATAAATCAAATTTTAAAATATACTGTCGAACTTCTCAAAAATATAACAAAAAATCCAAAAAACAAAAAGCTCTTAAATGATTTGAGCTTTATTTTTGAAGATGTTGAATATAAAATTATAATTCAAAAGGATTTTGAAAGAATAACTTTTAACAGAATGAATGAGAGATTTAAACCTTATATAAAAATGGCAGAGTTATTTATTAAAAATTCTTCAATTAATCTAACTACAAAAGATTTAGAAACATTTTCTTTAATTTTCAATATGGAAATACTGTTTGAAAAATTCATTGGGAATATTTTAAGAAAATATAAAGATGAAATTTTTGGAAAGACCAGTCTTAATGTTTATTTGCAGTATAAAGGATGCTATCTAATGAAAGATGATAACGGAAATGAAATTTTTGCTTTAAAACCTGATGTTGTTATAAAAGAAAATGATAAAACAGTGTTAATAATTGATACAAAGTATAAAAAACTCATCAATAACAGAAGTAGGAATTATAACATCTCTCAGCCAGATATATACCAAATGTTTGCCTATTTAAAGAAATACAACTGTAAAAATGGAATTTTACTTTATCCAAAATATGAAGAAGAAATTAACAAAAGATTTAAATTTGATAATGAAAATTTATACATAAAGCAGATAAATCTAAAACATAACTCAAAATCGAAATTTGAATATATAAACTTAATTAAAGATGATTTAAAATCCATAATTAACAATCTGGAGAGATAA
- a CDS encoding 7-carboxy-7-deazaguanine synthase QueE produces MIREIFSSIMGEGKYIGRRFIFVRFAGCPLNCVYCDEESKGYFNRVEKIPGSGEFETLQKMEIEDIINAIDRLKTPDLFAVSFTGGEPLLYHKQIKEVVEILKDKGYRTFLESNGMFPEKVFYFDIASIDIKLREHFEYIKDEDYKKLYKNELKTIKKLYNLNSDVYAKVVIMEETNIEDVKIIAKDLSDIGNITLCIQPVTPHGNIKSPSQKKLFEIMEACGEYLKDNVMLTIQMHKYLGML; encoded by the coding sequence ATGATAAGGGAAATTTTTAGCTCAATAATGGGAGAAGGGAAGTATATTGGAAGAAGGTTTATATTTGTAAGATTTGCTGGCTGTCCATTAAATTGTGTTTATTGTGATGAAGAGAGCAAAGGATATTTTAATAGAGTGGAAAAAATTCCCGGTAGTGGAGAATTTGAGACCTTACAAAAGATGGAGATTGAAGATATAATAAATGCCATAGATAGATTAAAGACACCAGATTTGTTTGCAGTATCCTTTACAGGAGGAGAGCCATTATTATACCACAAACAAATAAAAGAAGTAGTTGAAATTTTAAAAGATAAAGGATATAGAACTTTTTTAGAGAGCAATGGGATGTTTCCAGAGAAAGTGTTTTATTTTGATATTGCATCTATTGACATAAAGCTGAGAGAGCATTTTGAGTATATAAAAGATGAAGATTATAAAAAACTCTATAAAAATGAGCTTAAAACAATAAAAAAGCTGTATAATTTGAATTCTGATGTCTATGCAAAGGTTGTTATAATGGAAGAGACAAATATAGAGGATGTAAAAATAATAGCAAAGGATTTGAGTGATATAGGAAATATAACTTTATGCATTCAACCAGTAACACCTCATGGGAATATAAAATCCCCTTCTCAAAAAAAATTGTTTGAAATTATGGAAGCTTGTGGAGAGTATTTGAAAGATAATGTTATGCTAACAATACAAATGCATAAGTATTTGGGGATGTTATAA
- a CDS encoding orotate phosphoribosyltransferase-like protein, with translation MNKELLKKVIELKNNGLTIGEIAEELNVSMETARYLVLNTEKLLEEEEKTMKLKNVDIFIDWKNIGSSANRLKCISSIIVDILKSRNIEFDTVVGVSTSGVPIATLVASELGKELTIYIPKKHISEEGKKITGSISQNFSAVNYKRAVIIDDVVTSGSTLKECIKKLKEICSPKLVVVLIDKSGLDEIEGVPLIPLIRVGVVNVEHK, from the coding sequence ATGAATAAAGAATTATTAAAAAAGGTTATAGAGCTAAAAAATAATGGGCTCACTATAGGGGAGATTGCTGAAGAGTTAAATGTATCAATGGAGACAGCAAGATATTTAGTTTTAAATACTGAAAAACTATTAGAAGAAGAAGAAAAAACTATGAAACTTAAAAATGTGGACATATTTATTGATTGGAAAAATATTGGTAGCTCAGCAAATAGATTAAAATGCATAAGCTCAATAATAGTTGATATTTTAAAAAGCAGAAATATTGAATTTGATACCGTTGTTGGAGTCTCTACAAGTGGTGTTCCTATAGCTACTTTAGTAGCTTCTGAGTTAGGTAAGGAGCTAACTATCTACATACCAAAGAAACATATATCTGAAGAAGGGAAAAAGATAACTGGTTCAATATCACAAAACTTCTCGGCTGTAAATTACAAGAGAGCTGTTATCATAGATGATGTTGTAACAAGTGGAAGCACTTTGAAAGAATGCATAAAGAAGTTAAAAGAAATATGTAGCCCAAAATTGGTAGTTGTATTAATAGATAAAAGTGGATTGGATGAGATTGAAGGAGTTCCTTTAATTCCACTAATTAGAGTTGGAGTTGTAAATGTAGAACACAAATAA
- the hmvA gene encoding DNA-binding protein HmvA: MLPKATVKRIMKQHTNFNISAEAVDELCNMLEEIIKITTEVAEQNARKEGRKTIKARDIKQCDDERLKRKIIELSERTDKMPILIKEMLNVITSELK, encoded by the coding sequence ATGTTACCAAAAGCTACAGTAAAGAGAATAATGAAACAACACACAAACTTTAACATCTCTGCAGAAGCTGTTGATGAACTCTGTAATATGCTTGAGGAAATTATAAAAATAACAACTGAAGTTGCTGAGCAAAATGCAAGAAAAGAAGGAAGAAAGACAATTAAAGCAAGAGATATTAAGCAGTGTGATGATGAAAGGTTAAAAAGGAAGATTATAGAGCTTAGTGAAAGAACTGATAAAATGCCAATATTAATTAAGGAGATGTTAAATGTAATAACATCTGAATTAAAGTAG
- the purQ gene encoding phosphoribosylformylglycinamidine synthase I: MKIAVTKFLGTNCDLDVCHAVKLAGGEPELVFFTQENLDNYSGAVIPGGFSYGDYLRAGAISARTPIIKGLKKMVEDGKPVLGICNGAQIGLEAGFSKGTLTNNLNARFICKWVYIRVENNKTPFTQYYKKGEVLKIPIAHAEGRFYADDETLDYMYKNNMIVFKYCDETGEITEEANPNGSIDNIAGVCNENQNCVLLMPHPERASEKILGSDDGLKMFKGMIDYAKKI; encoded by the coding sequence ATGAAGATAGCAGTAACAAAATTCTTAGGGACTAATTGTGATTTAGATGTATGTCATGCAGTTAAATTAGCTGGTGGAGAACCAGAGCTTGTTTTTTTCACTCAAGAAAATTTAGACAATTATAGCGGAGCAGTAATTCCAGGAGGATTCTCTTATGGAGATTATTTGAGAGCAGGAGCAATTAGTGCAAGAACTCCTATAATCAAAGGTCTAAAAAAGATGGTTGAAGATGGAAAGCCAGTTTTAGGCATATGTAATGGAGCTCAAATTGGTTTAGAGGCAGGATTTTCAAAAGGGACTTTGACAAATAACTTAAATGCAAGATTTATTTGTAAATGGGTCTATATTAGAGTTGAAAATAACAAAACACCATTTACACAGTATTATAAAAAAGGAGAGGTTTTAAAAATACCTATAGCCCATGCTGAGGGTAGATTCTATGCAGATGATGAAACACTCGACTATATGTATAAAAATAACATGATTGTCTTTAAATATTGTGATGAAACAGGAGAAATAACAGAGGAAGCAAATCCAAATGGTTCTATAGACAATATAGCAGGAGTTTGCAATGAAAATCAAAACTGCGTTTTATTAATGCCACATCCAGAGAGAGCAAGTGAAAAGATACTCGGCTCAGATGATGGGTTGAAGATGTTTAAGGGAATGATAGATTATGCAAAAAAGATTTAA
- a CDS encoding class I SAM-dependent rRNA methyltransferase: MTLVIKLINLEIDKRAYNSIKNFSRLVYTKAVKNKEDLPKKEEIVTLTYNGKFVAKALYNPKSVILKILTTEDEEIDYDFFYKRIFNAKIYRENILNYKDTYRWIYAEGDELPTIIFDKYNELGVMQLMSKLIEKEYLKDIVDILFELSDLETIYVKRGKKGERIKDKIFGNKEKFETIIQEGEAKFKVNVKGHKTGFFLDQRENRLEIEKFIKEGDKVLDICCYTGGFSVHAAIRGAEVVGVDLSKKALETAEENMELNNIPKDKYEFIEGNAFKVMKEFIEDGEKFDVVILDPPAFTQTEEDIKNALRAYASLNYLGIKLAKRIFVTCSCSHHVDKEMFKRTVISSAFRAKKELIMIDYKGQAPDHPISIGNKNLEYLKCIFFYVKN; encoded by the coding sequence ATGACTTTGGTGATAAAATTGATTAATTTGGAAATTGATAAAAGGGCTTACAATTCAATAAAAAATTTTTCAAGATTGGTTTATACAAAGGCTGTAAAAAACAAAGAAGATTTACCAAAAAAAGAGGAAATTGTTACTCTAACATATAATGGAAAATTTGTTGCTAAAGCATTGTATAATCCAAAATCTGTAATTTTAAAGATTTTAACTACAGAAGATGAGGAAATTGACTATGATTTCTTCTATAAAAGAATATTCAACGCTAAAATTTATAGAGAAAATATTTTAAACTATAAAGACACTTACAGATGGATTTACGCTGAAGGAGATGAACTGCCAACAATAATATTTGATAAATACAACGAGCTTGGAGTTATGCAGTTAATGTCAAAGCTTATTGAAAAAGAGTATTTAAAAGATATTGTTGATATTTTATTTGAGTTATCTGACTTAGAAACAATATATGTAAAGAGAGGAAAGAAAGGAGAGAGAATTAAAGATAAAATTTTTGGAAATAAAGAGAAATTTGAAACAATTATTCAAGAAGGAGAGGCAAAGTTTAAAGTAAATGTTAAGGGGCATAAAACAGGTTTCTTTTTAGACCAGAGAGAGAATAGGTTAGAGATAGAGAAGTTTATAAAAGAGGGAGATAAAGTTTTGGATATCTGCTGTTATACTGGTGGATTTTCTGTTCATGCAGCGATAAGAGGAGCTGAAGTTGTAGGGGTTGATTTATCAAAAAAGGCATTAGAAACTGCCGAAGAGAATATGGAGTTAAACAATATTCCAAAGGATAAATATGAATTTATTGAAGGAAATGCATTTAAAGTTATGAAAGAGTTCATAGAAGATGGAGAGAAGTTTGATGTAGTAATTTTAGACCCACCAGCTTTTACACAAACTGAGGAGGATATAAAAAATGCTTTGAGGGCTTATGCCTCTCTAAATTATTTAGGGATAAAATTGGCTAAGAGAATATTTGTCACTTGCTCTTGCTCTCATCATGTAGATAAAGAAATGTTTAAAAGAACAGTTATATCTTCTGCCTTTAGAGCAAAAAAAGAGTTAATTATGATTGATTATAAAGGACAAGCTCCAGACCATCCAATATCTATAGGAAATAAAAATCTTGAATATTTAAAATGTATTTTCTTTTATGTTAAGAATTAA